The following coding sequences lie in one Calidithermus timidus DSM 17022 genomic window:
- a CDS encoding C40 family peptidase, which produces MKAKALLPWLLGAALCTQAFIVAQGNTAPPPSQATYIVQRGDTLYSIARRFGTTVATLMELNGLTSSALSPGQVLKLPNSAPTPKAQPKSTASEPIPNTYTVQRGDTLYSIAKRFGSSVEALITLNGLNSPTLEVGQVLKLHPEAAKAGEATAEAGGLEYDPNHPLMPVILKYLGLVYKYGSNSDSTLDCSAFVQRVYADIGVHLPRTSREQYAALPEVAGELRQGDLVFFSFGGKDIDHVGIYLGRGVFAHANSYASRVVIEGLSTPYYQKTYRGARRPDLSAVARTGP; this is translated from the coding sequence ATGAAAGCCAAAGCCCTGCTCCCCTGGCTCCTGGGCGCAGCACTGTGTACTCAGGCTTTCATCGTGGCTCAGGGGAACACCGCCCCTCCCCCCTCGCAGGCCACCTATATCGTTCAGCGCGGCGATACCCTCTACTCCATCGCCCGGCGCTTCGGCACCACGGTGGCCACTTTGATGGAGCTCAACGGCCTGACCAGCAGCGCCCTGAGCCCGGGGCAGGTGCTCAAGTTGCCGAACAGCGCCCCGACCCCCAAAGCCCAGCCCAAGTCCACCGCCTCTGAACCCATCCCCAACACCTATACCGTCCAGCGTGGCGATACCCTATATTCCATCGCCAAGCGCTTCGGCAGCAGCGTCGAAGCGCTGATCACGCTCAACGGGCTCAACTCTCCGACGCTCGAGGTCGGTCAGGTGCTCAAGCTGCACCCCGAGGCGGCGAAGGCCGGCGAAGCCACGGCGGAGGCAGGGGGGCTCGAGTACGACCCCAACCATCCCCTCATGCCCGTCATCCTCAAGTACCTGGGTCTGGTCTACAAATACGGCAGCAACTCCGACAGCACCCTCGACTGCTCGGCCTTCGTACAACGCGTCTACGCCGACATCGGCGTGCACCTACCCCGCACCAGCCGCGAGCAGTACGCTGCCCTGCCCGAGGTGGCGGGGGAGTTGCGCCAAGGCGACTTGGTGTTCTTCAGCTTCGGCGGCAAGGACATCGACCACGTGGGCATCTACTTAGGCCGGGGCGTCTTCGCCCACGCCAACAGCTACGCCAGCCGGGTGGTGATCGAGGGGCTCTCCACGCCCTATTACCAGAAGACCTACCGGGGAGCCCGACGCCCCGACCTGAGCGCCGTGGCGCGAACGGGGCCATGA
- a CDS encoding cation:proton antiporter, translating to MHGAGHLLEVFFLLLAAQFMGWLFRRLNQPAVIGEVLAGVLVGPALLGLVHEGEVLEFLAELGAIFLLFMVGLETRLKDILAVGKEAFLVAVLGVAFPFVGGYFFGLAIGFEQLPSLFLGTALVATSVGITARVLQELGVLSRPYSRIILGAAVIDDVLGLIVLAVVNGVAQSGTLELGTAVRISLLSVVFVGSAVLLVPLVGRIPIRSLPVGSPFGFALLVGVGLASLAATIGLAPIVGAFLAGMLLAEVREELRLEEPIQAVEGFLAPLFFAMVGVRLELSALASASILLYGSVVLLIALLGKLLGGFLGAFSQGFRRAVVVGVGMAPRGEVGLIVAALGLAAGAVNEEEYALVLFMVVGTTLLAPLFLRPSITWAERALEPRAGQEAIDETRG from the coding sequence ATGCACGGGGCAGGACACCTGCTCGAGGTCTTCTTCCTGCTGCTGGCCGCCCAGTTCATGGGCTGGCTGTTTCGCCGCCTCAATCAGCCTGCCGTCATCGGCGAGGTGCTGGCCGGGGTGCTGGTAGGGCCTGCGCTGCTGGGCCTGGTACACGAGGGCGAAGTGCTGGAGTTCCTGGCCGAGCTGGGCGCGATCTTTTTGCTGTTCATGGTGGGGCTCGAAACCCGCCTGAAGGACATCCTGGCCGTGGGCAAGGAGGCCTTCCTGGTGGCGGTCCTGGGCGTGGCTTTCCCCTTCGTGGGGGGCTACTTCTTCGGGCTGGCCATCGGCTTCGAGCAACTGCCTTCGCTCTTTTTGGGCACCGCGCTGGTGGCGACGAGCGTGGGCATCACCGCGCGGGTGCTGCAGGAGCTGGGCGTGCTCTCGCGCCCTTACAGCCGCATCATCCTGGGCGCGGCGGTGATCGACGACGTGCTGGGCCTGATCGTGCTGGCGGTGGTCAACGGGGTGGCCCAGAGCGGGACGCTCGAGCTGGGCACCGCGGTGCGCATCAGCCTGCTGTCGGTGGTCTTCGTGGGCAGCGCCGTGCTGCTGGTGCCGCTGGTGGGGCGCATCCCAATCCGGTCTCTGCCGGTGGGCAGCCCCTTCGGCTTCGCCCTGCTGGTGGGCGTGGGGCTGGCCTCGCTGGCCGCTACCATCGGGCTCGCGCCCATCGTGGGGGCCTTCCTGGCCGGGATGCTGCTGGCCGAGGTACGCGAGGAGTTGCGGCTGGAGGAACCCATCCAGGCCGTCGAGGGCTTCCTGGCCCCCCTCTTCTTCGCCATGGTGGGGGTGCGGCTCGAGCTCTCCGCCCTGGCCAGCGCCAGCATCCTGCTCTACGGCAGCGTGGTGCTGCTCATCGCCCTGCTGGGCAAGCTGCTGGGAGGCTTCCTGGGCGCCTTTTCCCAGGGCTTTCGTCGGGCGGTGGTGGTGGGGGTGGGCATGGCCCCCCGCGGCGAGGTGGGCCTGATCGTGGCCGCGCTGGGCTTGGCGGCAGGCGCGGTCAACGAGGAAGAATACGCCTTGGTGCTGTTCATGGTGGTGGGCACCACCCTGCTGGCTCCCCTCTTCCTGCGCCCCAGCATCACCTGGGCCGAACGCGCGCTTGAGCCCAGGGCCGGCCAGGAAGCCATCGACGAAACTCGAGGGTAA
- a CDS encoding HPP family protein, translating to MQVKELMKPRPYTVRGDEPLIVAAERMLEHRLGGLPVVNEKGQLIGLLEIDDLLPKPENVPFSTVQALQLFGEWVDPGSIEKIYAHYARIPVHQVMRTEVATVRPEDSLETALTRMLEGQQYRRVLVIDEHNHLLGTLTRSDFLQLFVRRGA from the coding sequence ATGCAAGTCAAGGAGCTGATGAAGCCTAGGCCCTACACCGTCCGGGGCGACGAGCCGCTGATCGTGGCGGCGGAACGGATGCTCGAGCACAGGCTCGGAGGACTGCCGGTGGTCAACGAGAAAGGCCAGCTGATCGGGCTGCTGGAGATCGACGACCTGCTGCCCAAGCCCGAGAACGTACCTTTCTCCACCGTGCAGGCCCTGCAGCTCTTCGGGGAGTGGGTGGATCCGGGTTCCATCGAGAAGATCTATGCCCACTACGCCAGGATTCCGGTACATCAGGTCATGCGCACCGAGGTGGCTACGGTGCGCCCTGAGGACTCGCTCGAGACCGCCCTCACCCGCATGCTGGAGGGCCAGCAGTACCGCAGGGTCTTAGTGATCGACGAGCACAACCATCTGCTGGGTACCCTCACCCGCAGCGACTTCTTGCAGCTATTCGTGCGGAGGGGGGCTTAG
- a CDS encoding enoyl-CoA hydratase/isomerase family protein produces MSWKDAYRRLRFAEPEEGVLEVLLSSPGRLNAADAQMHRELAYVWRDIDADESIGAVLVRGEGGAFSAGGDFELIEEMIGDYDALVRVWKEARDLVYNVINCSKPTVAALEGPAVGAGLAVALLCDITVAGKSARILDGHTRLGVAAGDHSAIVWPLLVGLNKAKYYLLLNEPMSGEEAERLGLVSLCVEDPEVYGKALEIARRLAKGSPTALRWSKYALNNWLRLAGPTFDTSLALEFLGFMGPDAKEGLASLKEKRRPNFQKKAPL; encoded by the coding sequence ATGTCCTGGAAAGACGCCTATCGACGCTTGCGCTTTGCCGAGCCCGAGGAAGGGGTGCTCGAGGTGCTGCTCTCGAGCCCCGGTCGCCTCAACGCCGCCGATGCCCAGATGCACCGCGAGTTGGCTTATGTCTGGCGCGACATCGACGCCGACGAGAGCATCGGTGCGGTGCTGGTGCGGGGGGAGGGCGGGGCCTTCTCCGCCGGGGGGGACTTCGAGCTCATCGAGGAGATGATCGGCGATTACGATGCGCTGGTGCGGGTCTGGAAGGAGGCCCGCGACCTGGTCTACAACGTGATCAACTGCTCCAAGCCCACCGTGGCGGCGCTCGAGGGGCCCGCCGTAGGTGCCGGGTTGGCGGTGGCCCTGCTGTGCGACATCACCGTGGCCGGGAAAAGCGCCCGCATCCTCGACGGGCACACCCGCTTGGGGGTGGCTGCCGGGGATCACTCGGCCATCGTCTGGCCACTGCTGGTGGGCCTCAACAAGGCCAAGTACTACCTGCTGCTCAACGAGCCCATGAGCGGCGAGGAAGCCGAGCGGCTGGGGCTGGTCTCACTGTGCGTGGAGGACCCCGAGGTGTATGGCAAGGCGCTGGAGATCGCCCGCAGGCTGGCCAAGGGTTCGCCCACCGCCCTGCGCTGGAGCAAGTACGCCCTCAACAACTGGCTGCGCCTGGCCGGCCCGACCTTCGACACCTCGCTGGCGCTGGAATTCCTGGGCTTCATGGGACCGGACGCCAAAGAGGGCCTGGCTTCGCTGAAAGAAAAGCGTAGGCCCAATTTCCAGAAGAAAGCGCCGCTCTAG
- a CDS encoding YegP family protein, whose amino-acid sequence MAGKFVLSRTADGQFVFNLQAPNGEVILTSERYASKDAALAGIASVRFNAPIEARYERLTSSDGRPYFVLKGANAQVIGHSEAYSSPAAREQGIESVGRNAPEATLEDRT is encoded by the coding sequence ATGGCAGGCAAGTTCGTGCTCTCGCGCACCGCGGACGGGCAGTTCGTGTTCAACCTTCAGGCTCCCAACGGGGAGGTCATCCTCACCAGCGAGCGCTACGCCAGCAAGGACGCCGCTTTGGCGGGCATCGCCTCGGTGCGCTTCAACGCGCCCATCGAAGCGCGCTACGAGCGGCTGACCTCGAGCGATGGCCGACCCTACTTCGTGCTCAAAGGAGCCAATGCTCAGGTGATCGGACACAGCGAAGCCTACAGCTCGCCGGCAGCCCGCGAGCAGGGCATAGAATCCGTCGGGCGCAACGCCCCGGAGGCCACTCTCGAGGACCGCACCTGA
- a CDS encoding pseudouridine synthase, giving the protein MRLQQFLARAGIASRRKAEELIRAGRVSVNGQVASLGLSVGEGDVVRLDGERVRLPQKKVVIALHKPAGVTTTKRDRHAERTVYQLVPDVPGLHPVGRLDRESEGLLLLTNDGDLTQRLTHPRYGVRKVYRAWCRGGELSQAACRKLVEGVELDDGLARAIEAKPVSGGVRLVMAEGRKREVRRMLKAVGYPVERLVRTRIGMLELGELKPGEWRYLGPEEISALTAEPSKPKPRRPRSEGLEAAHRPKPHAKPRGAADARKARPHPRPPEASPDRTQPQNPRPARVKSQREHLPARKRKRSDH; this is encoded by the coding sequence ATGCGATTGCAGCAATTTCTCGCCCGAGCAGGCATCGCCAGCCGCCGCAAGGCCGAGGAGCTGATCCGGGCCGGGCGCGTGAGCGTCAACGGCCAGGTGGCCAGCCTCGGCCTGAGCGTGGGGGAGGGGGACGTGGTACGCCTCGACGGCGAGCGGGTGCGGTTGCCGCAGAAAAAGGTGGTCATCGCCCTGCACAAGCCCGCTGGCGTCACCACCACCAAGCGTGACCGCCACGCCGAGCGCACCGTCTACCAGCTCGTGCCCGACGTGCCCGGCCTTCACCCGGTGGGCCGCTTGGACCGCGAGTCGGAGGGCTTGCTCTTGCTCACCAACGACGGCGATCTCACCCAGCGCCTCACCCACCCGCGCTACGGGGTGCGCAAGGTCTACCGGGCCTGGTGCAGGGGTGGGGAACTCTCGCAGGCGGCCTGCAGGAAGCTGGTGGAAGGGGTCGAGCTGGACGATGGATTGGCTCGAGCCATCGAGGCAAAACCCGTGAGCGGTGGAGTCCGGCTGGTGATGGCCGAGGGCAGAAAGCGCGAGGTGCGGCGCATGCTCAAAGCGGTGGGCTATCCCGTCGAGCGGCTGGTGCGCACCCGGATTGGGATGCTGGAGCTGGGCGAGCTCAAGCCGGGCGAGTGGCGCTACCTGGGCCCTGAGGAAATCTCCGCCCTCACCGCCGAACCCAGCAAGCCCAAGCCGCGCCGTCCGCGGTCGGAGGGGCTCGAGGCCGCTCACCGACCCAAGCCGCATGCAAAGCCCAGGGGAGCCGCGGATGCCCGCAAGGCCAGACCCCACCCTCGCCCACCCGAGGCCTCGCCTGATCGGACCCAACCCCAAAATCCTCGCCCGGCTCGGGTAAAATCGCAGCGTGAGCATCTTCCAGCCCGGAAAAGGAAGCGTTCAGATCACTGA
- the hpt gene encoding hypoxanthine phosphoribosyltransferase — translation MFQPGKGSVQITEAEIRARIEALGARITQDYAGQQPHLVCVLNGAFIFMADLVRAIELPLSIDFLAVSSYGSSTRTSGEVELIKDLRIPIAGRHVLIVEDIVDTGITLNYLLRMLEARQPASLKVAALLSKPARRRVEVPIDYLGFEIEDAFVYGYGLDRAQFDRNLPFITSQAD, via the coding sequence ATCTTCCAGCCCGGAAAAGGAAGCGTTCAGATCACTGAAGCCGAGATTCGAGCCCGCATCGAGGCCCTCGGGGCCAGGATCACCCAGGACTACGCCGGCCAGCAGCCCCACCTGGTGTGCGTGCTCAACGGAGCCTTCATCTTCATGGCCGATCTGGTGCGGGCCATCGAGCTGCCCCTGAGCATCGACTTTCTGGCGGTATCCTCCTATGGCAGCTCCACCCGTACCTCAGGTGAGGTCGAGCTGATCAAGGACCTGCGCATCCCCATCGCGGGCCGCCACGTCCTCATCGTCGAAGACATCGTCGATACCGGCATCACCCTCAACTACCTGCTGCGCATGCTCGAGGCCCGCCAGCCCGCGAGCCTCAAGGTCGCCGCCCTGCTTTCCAAACCGGCCCGTCGCCGGGTGGAAGTGCCCATCGACTACCTGGGCTTCGAGATCGAGGACGCCTTCGTCTACGGCTACGGCCTCGACCGTGCGCAGTTCGACCGGAACCTGCCGTTTATCACGTCACAGGCGGATTAG
- a CDS encoding queuosine precursor transporter, whose translation MKTYRYIDLITAVFVVVLIVSNIASTKVVLLGPFTFDGGTILFPLAYIFGDVLTEVYGYKRSRRVIWTGFFLLMLATLTFGLVNLLPTPGDPQSQGAAQAFSTVLGLVPRIVLGSLVAYWVGEFVNSFVLAKLKLATQGRWLWTRTIGSTLVGQGLDTGIFLLIAFYGIWDNALLWTVFVSNYVFKVGVEVLFTPLTYAVVGFLKKHEGEDYYDRDTNFNPFALGR comes from the coding sequence ATGAAGACCTATCGCTACATAGACCTCATCACCGCCGTGTTCGTGGTGGTGCTCATCGTATCCAACATCGCCTCGACCAAGGTGGTCCTGCTCGGTCCTTTCACCTTCGACGGGGGCACCATCCTCTTCCCGCTGGCCTACATCTTCGGCGACGTGCTCACTGAAGTCTACGGCTACAAGCGCAGCCGACGGGTGATCTGGACGGGCTTCTTCCTGCTGATGCTGGCCACGCTGACCTTCGGCCTGGTCAACCTCCTTCCTACTCCCGGCGACCCGCAGAGCCAGGGCGCGGCCCAGGCCTTCTCCACCGTCCTGGGCTTGGTACCGCGCATCGTGCTGGGCAGCCTGGTGGCCTACTGGGTAGGCGAGTTCGTCAACAGCTTCGTGCTGGCCAAGCTCAAGCTGGCGACCCAGGGGCGTTGGTTGTGGACGCGCACCATCGGCTCGACGCTGGTAGGGCAGGGGCTCGACACCGGCATCTTCCTGCTGATCGCCTTTTACGGCATCTGGGACAACGCTCTGCTGTGGACGGTGTTCGTCTCCAACTACGTCTTCAAGGTGGGGGTGGAGGTGCTGTTCACCCCCCTCACCTACGCCGTGGTGGGCTTCCTCAAGAAGCACGAGGGGGAGGACTACTACGACCGCGATACCAACTTCAATCCCTTCGCGCTGGGTCGATAG
- a CDS encoding adenylosuccinate synthase — MPGIAIIGAQWGDEGKGKVTDALAQDADFVVRYQGGANAGHTVIAHGKTFKLNLLPTGVIHPQATNVLGDGMVIDAFRFAEELAAIRAEGLEPKVLVSEKAHLVLPHHKHVESRHNFVGTTKRGIGPAYSDRARRVGIRAGDLLDEAVLRDRLETLLIEKPNSTREAGWDSPEKALDDLERMRDILAPHIADTGQLLREAIRQGKKVLYEGAQATLLDLNYGDYPYVTSSHPTVGGIIVGAGVNHKGINKVYGVAKAYATRVGNGPFPTELPEEEAEYLRQKGGEFGVTTGRPRRTGWLDLPLLKYACEVNGFDGLVLTKLDVLSGFPKVKVGVEHTPGGVRYAELEGWGELAGIQSREALPKSVLKLIEMIEEYTGVPVVMFSTSPRREDTFGAVSWV; from the coding sequence ATGCCAGGGATTGCGATCATTGGAGCCCAGTGGGGCGACGAGGGCAAGGGCAAGGTCACCGACGCCCTCGCGCAGGACGCCGACTTCGTGGTGCGCTACCAGGGTGGGGCCAATGCAGGCCACACCGTCATCGCCCACGGCAAAACCTTCAAGCTCAACCTCCTCCCCACCGGGGTGATTCATCCCCAGGCCACCAACGTGCTGGGCGACGGGATGGTGATCGACGCCTTCCGCTTCGCCGAGGAGCTGGCGGCCATCCGGGCCGAGGGCCTCGAGCCCAAGGTGCTGGTCTCGGAGAAAGCCCACCTGGTGCTGCCCCACCACAAGCATGTCGAGAGCCGCCACAACTTCGTGGGCACCACCAAACGCGGCATCGGCCCGGCTTATTCCGACCGCGCGAGGCGGGTGGGCATCCGGGCAGGCGACCTGCTCGACGAAGCGGTGCTGCGCGATCGGCTAGAGACCTTGCTCATCGAAAAACCCAACTCCACCCGCGAAGCAGGCTGGGACTCACCGGAAAAAGCCCTGGACGACCTCGAGCGCATGCGTGACATCCTGGCCCCCCACATCGCCGACACCGGCCAATTGCTGCGTGAGGCCATCAGGCAGGGCAAGAAGGTGCTCTACGAAGGGGCTCAGGCCACCCTGCTCGACCTCAACTACGGCGATTACCCCTACGTCACCAGTTCCCACCCCACCGTGGGCGGCATCATCGTGGGAGCCGGGGTCAACCACAAGGGCATCAACAAGGTCTACGGGGTGGCCAAGGCCTACGCCACCCGCGTGGGCAACGGCCCTTTCCCCACCGAGCTGCCCGAGGAGGAAGCCGAATACCTGCGGCAGAAGGGCGGCGAGTTCGGCGTGACCACCGGGCGGCCCCGCCGCACCGGCTGGCTGGACCTGCCGCTCCTGAAGTACGCCTGCGAGGTCAACGGCTTCGACGGCCTGGTGCTGACCAAGCTCGACGTGCTCAGCGGCTTCCCCAAGGTGAAGGTGGGGGTCGAGCACACCCCCGGCGGGGTGCGCTACGCCGAGCTCGAGGGCTGGGGCGAGCTGGCAGGGATCCAGAGCCGCGAGGCCCTACCCAAGAGCGTGCTAAAGCTGATCGAGATGATCGAGGAGTACACCGGGGTGCCGGTGGTGATGTTCTCCACCAGCCCGCGCCGTGAGGACACCTTCGGCGCGGTGAGCTGGGTCTGA
- the rpmB gene encoding 50S ribosomal protein L28 encodes MSRVCEISGKRPMVVNSVIRRGKAKADGGVGKKTTGISKRWQTPNLRKVTVQVGEHSITFKVATTHVHKVYELVERSKGMNLKGLDAKQVKNKLLSLL; translated from the coding sequence ATGTCGAGAGTTTGTGAAATCAGCGGCAAGCGCCCCATGGTGGTCAACAGCGTCATCCGCCGTGGTAAGGCCAAGGCCGATGGCGGCGTGGGCAAGAAGACCACCGGGATCTCCAAGCGCTGGCAGACCCCCAACCTGCGCAAAGTCACCGTGCAGGTCGGCGAGCACAGCATCACCTTCAAGGTGGCCACCACCCACGTGCACAAGGTCTACGAGCTCGTCGAGCGCTCCAAGGGCATGAACCTCAAGGGCCTCGATGCCAAGCAGGTCAAGAACAAGCTGCTCTCCCTGCTCTGA
- a CDS encoding 30S ribosomal protein S1 gives MEDKATQTPAQAGNPEVFSMEQALQDAEARLEKTVQRGQVITGTVVFKTNDGFMVDIGTRTEGIIPFNQLTEASLPQEELEKLLKPGDQVTVYVVRADLESGQIILSKKRAEADQSWVRLQELFEKGEPVVVQVQEKVKGGLVALIEGVRAFLPASQVDLRRTPELDEYVGQSIAVKIIELNRKKGRVILSRRTILEEEQKKLRSSLLSSLQEGQEVEGQVVEVTEFGVFVALGGVDGLVHRSEITWGRFTHPREVISKGQTVRAKVLSVDAERERVNLSIKALVSDPWISVSEKYPIGSRVSGKVVGLTQFGAFVEVEPGLEGLIHVSELSWTKRPKHPSEILKEGQEVEAVVLRIDPEERRLSLGLRQTQPDPWKTLPDRYPPGTPIKGKVTGLTEFGVFVEVEPGIEGLIHVSELDHTRIEKPSEVFKKGDEVEAVILNIDPVEQRVSLSRKRLLPPPVPSELGEEDRPRRGAGAAREGRSEQRAGASKRKKGPREGRARERDYDMSGIDAGGIGSYSSGETSSASVKLGDMFGDLLNQLNLEEEAEKK, from the coding sequence ATGGAAGACAAGGCAACCCAGACCCCGGCCCAAGCCGGAAACCCAGAAGTATTTAGCATGGAGCAGGCCCTCCAGGACGCGGAGGCCCGGCTCGAAAAGACCGTTCAGCGCGGCCAGGTGATCACCGGAACCGTGGTGTTCAAGACCAACGACGGCTTCATGGTGGACATCGGCACCCGCACTGAAGGGATCATCCCTTTCAACCAGCTCACCGAAGCCAGCCTACCCCAGGAGGAGTTGGAGAAGCTCCTCAAGCCCGGCGATCAGGTCACGGTCTACGTGGTGCGCGCCGACCTGGAAAGCGGACAGATCATCCTTTCCAAGAAGCGTGCCGAGGCCGACCAATCGTGGGTCAGGCTCCAGGAGCTCTTCGAGAAGGGCGAGCCCGTGGTCGTTCAGGTCCAGGAGAAGGTCAAAGGGGGTCTGGTGGCGCTGATCGAAGGCGTACGGGCCTTTCTTCCCGCCTCGCAAGTCGACCTGCGCCGCACGCCTGAGCTCGACGAATACGTAGGCCAGAGCATCGCGGTCAAGATCATCGAGCTCAACCGCAAGAAGGGCCGCGTGATCCTCTCGCGCCGGACCATCCTCGAGGAGGAGCAGAAGAAGCTGCGCTCGAGTCTGCTCTCCAGCCTCCAGGAAGGACAGGAGGTCGAGGGGCAGGTGGTCGAGGTCACCGAGTTCGGCGTCTTCGTGGCGCTGGGCGGCGTCGATGGCCTGGTGCACCGCTCGGAGATCACCTGGGGCCGCTTCACCCACCCCCGCGAGGTCATCTCCAAGGGCCAGACCGTCCGGGCCAAGGTGCTCTCGGTGGATGCCGAGCGTGAGCGGGTCAACCTCTCGATCAAGGCGCTGGTGTCGGACCCCTGGATCAGCGTCAGCGAGAAGTACCCCATCGGCTCGCGCGTGAGCGGCAAGGTGGTGGGCCTGACCCAGTTCGGGGCCTTCGTGGAAGTGGAGCCGGGGCTCGAGGGCCTGATCCACGTCAGCGAGCTCTCCTGGACCAAGCGTCCCAAGCACCCCTCGGAGATCCTCAAGGAGGGCCAGGAGGTCGAAGCCGTGGTGCTGCGCATCGACCCCGAGGAGCGCCGCCTGAGCCTGGGCCTGCGCCAGACCCAGCCCGACCCCTGGAAGACCCTCCCCGATCGCTACCCGCCGGGCACTCCCATCAAGGGCAAGGTGACCGGCCTGACCGAGTTCGGCGTGTTCGTGGAGGTCGAGCCCGGCATCGAGGGCCTGATCCACGTCTCCGAGCTCGACCACACCCGCATCGAGAAGCCCTCCGAGGTCTTTAAGAAGGGCGACGAGGTCGAGGCTGTGATCCTCAACATCGACCCCGTCGAGCAGCGTGTTTCGCTCTCGCGCAAGCGCCTGCTGCCGCCCCCTGTTCCCAGCGAACTGGGCGAGGAAGACCGGCCCCGCCGTGGCGCAGGCGCTGCCCGCGAAGGCCGCTCCGAGCAACGCGCCGGCGCCAGCAAGCGCAAGAAGGGCCCCCGCGAGGGCCGTGCTCGCGAGCGCGACTACGATATGAGCGGCATCGATGCCGGCGGCATCGGATCCTACTCCTCCGGCGAGACTTCTTCGGCCAGCGTCAAGCTGGGCGACATGTTCGGCGACCTGCTCAACCAGCTCAACCTCGAGGAAGAGGCCGAGAAGAAGTAA
- the truB gene encoding tRNA pseudouridine(55) synthase TruB encodes MALYAVDKPLGLTSHDVVDLARRRLNTRRVGHTGTLDPLASGVLILASEASTKLVPYLSAEDKEYLAWVSFGATTPTLDAEEPPTQVEPVRFGRKDLEAALPYFLSLSEQLPPAYSAVKVGGVRAYEAARKGHELELTPRPVRYVSLELLAFDPAPRPYRIGPTVNGWSLQEKGRMVELPRLSGAFPTAVIRVVVGSGTYIRSFARDLGERLGSKAFLSGLVRTRVGSVGLERCQDPREIDPKQTLGELEALSCPVVELSHAEARKVLEGIPLPIPARGIVALVDRQRRLLAIAEGDGFKLKIRRVFKGGGGA; translated from the coding sequence ATGGCGCTATATGCCGTGGACAAACCCCTTGGCCTCACCTCGCACGACGTGGTGGACTTGGCCCGTCGCCGCCTGAACACGCGCCGGGTGGGCCACACCGGAACCCTCGACCCGCTGGCTTCGGGCGTGCTGATCCTGGCCAGCGAGGCCTCGACCAAGCTCGTACCCTACCTTTCCGCCGAGGACAAGGAATACCTGGCCTGGGTGTCCTTCGGGGCCACCACGCCCACCCTCGATGCCGAGGAACCCCCGACGCAGGTCGAGCCCGTGCGTTTCGGGCGAAAGGACCTCGAGGCCGCCCTACCCTACTTTCTGAGCCTATCCGAGCAGCTCCCCCCCGCCTATTCAGCCGTCAAGGTAGGGGGGGTGCGGGCTTACGAGGCCGCCCGCAAAGGGCACGAACTCGAGCTCACCCCCCGGCCGGTGCGCTACGTCAGCCTGGAGCTCTTGGCCTTCGACCCGGCCCCCAGGCCCTACCGCATCGGGCCGACCGTCAACGGCTGGAGCTTGCAGGAAAAGGGCCGGATGGTCGAGCTGCCCAGGCTCAGCGGCGCATTCCCCACCGCGGTGATCCGGGTGGTGGTGGGCTCAGGCACCTACATTCGCTCCTTCGCCCGCGACCTGGGCGAACGCCTGGGCAGCAAGGCCTTTCTGTCCGGCCTGGTGCGCACGCGGGTGGGCAGCGTGGGCCTCGAGCGCTGCCAGGACCCCCGCGAGATCGACCCCAAGCAAACGCTGGGCGAACTCGAGGCCCTCTCCTGCCCGGTGGTCGAGCTCTCCCACGCCGAGGCGCGGAAAGTGCTCGAGGGCATCCCCCTGCCCATCCCCGCGCGGGGCATCGTGGCCCTGGTAGACCGTCAGCGCCGGCTGCTGGCCATCGCCGAGGGCGACGGGTTCAAGCTCAAGATCCGGCGGGTGTTCAAGGGCGGAGGGGGGGCCTGA